The sequence AGTCGATGGCTTCCCTGGTGCAGCCGGGTGTGTCGGCGCGGGGATAGAAGAACAGGACCAGCTTCTGTCCGGCAAGGTCCGCCAGCGTGACTACGCTGCCGCCGTCGCGGGGCAGGCGGAAGGCGGGCGCCCTCTGGCCCTCCGTCAGGGTAGGCTTTGCCGCCGCAGGCGATTTGGAAGGATTTAACTGTTTCGATGCGGCCTTATGTGATCCTGCTTTTGCTATCGTCGCGGTTGATTTGCTTGCCGGCGTCCGCTGTGTTTTCGCGGACCGTGTTTGAGTCGCTGCCCGGGTTTTCCCGGCCTTCTTCTTAGCCGTCGGACTGCCGGAGGGCGTTTTGGACGATTTCTTTCGGGATTTCTTGGACATACGCCTTCCTTTCGTCGCTTTCGGCAGGTCAACCAAAGCGGTATTGCAGCTCTCGTCCGGTGTGACGGACTCGCGCCCTCGGCTGGGCAAGTCTGACGACGCCGGAGTATGGTTACAAGGAATTCCACGCACCACCCAACTGCTCGTTGAACGCGCTCCCGGGGCGAAATGACG comes from Bradyrhizobium sp. CCGE-LA001 and encodes:
- a CDS encoding peroxiredoxin yields the protein MSKKSRKKSSKTPSGSPTAKKKAGKTRAATQTRSAKTQRTPASKSTATIAKAGSHKAASKQLNPSKSPAAAKPTLTEGQRAPAFRLPRDGGSVVTLADLAGQKLVLFFYPRADTPGCTREAIDFTRLADAFAAAGTKVLGISADPLKAQEKFRDKHKLGIPLVSDETHAMLEAYGAWGEKSMYGKSFLGILRTTVLVGSDGKVARIWRNVRVDGHAEEVLEAARSL